The Acidobacteriota bacterium genome contains the following window.
CGTTGTCGTCAACCAGGAATTCATTGCTTTCAGAAATTTACCGAAAAATCTTGGGAAAGATTGCGTATGACGGGCGGCATTATCTGCAACCACTCCTGATCCGTCAAGCAGCGCGACGGCCAAGCTTGATTTTATCGGCTTGCTCAGGTACAGATTGAACATCATCTGGTGGCGTGCGCGATTAAACCGCTCGTTTGCGTCAGCCGCAAAAAATTACGAAGAATACACAACACGCAGTCAGGGAAAACCTATATTGCTGGGGACATTCAATGAACCTTATGAAAACTCGTCTAACCCTTGTTCGCTCCACTGTTTTATTGATTTGTTTATGCGTGGCAATTCCGTTTGAGTTGCTGGCTGGGACGACAGCTCTCACACCTGTTGAACTGGTCACAGTGACGATGGCCAAACAGCGACGCAAAAGAACCAGTTCCAAGAAAAAAACGACCTCTCGTCGTCGTCGTGGCAGTCGGTCGCGAGCTGCGGCACCGCCGCGTGCCAACTTTGACAAAGTCATGATGGAAAATCGCGCCGTGCTCAACGAAGCCACGGACGCCGAACAAGCTTCGCAGAAGATCGAAGAAAGCGTTTTGCGCGCGCACGTCAAGTTTTTGGCCGACGACCTGTTGGAAGGCCGCGGCCCGGGATCGCGTGGCGGCATGCTTGCCGCGAAATACATTGCTGCGCAATTCGAAGCTTTGGGCCTGGAACCCGCCGCCGATCACAATTACCTGCAATTGGTGCAAATGATCGGCTCGCGACCGGACGCGTCGAACAAACTGACGGTCAAAACCGGCGGCGGTTCGACCGATTTCAAATCCGGCGATGAATTTGTTGCAGGCTCCGACCTGGAGCAAACCGAGGTTCCCATCAATGGCGATATTGTGTTTGTCGGATATGGCGTCACTGCGCCAGAAGCCAATTGGGATGATTACAAAGGCCTGGACGTGCGCGGCAAAATTTTGTTGATGATGGTCAACGATCCGCCCGCCACCGCCACGGAACCGAATCTGTTCGGCGGCAAGGCGCTGACGTATTACGGACGCTGGACATACAAATACGAAGAGGCCGCGCGGCGAGGCGCAGCCGGAGCGATTTTGATTCACACCAATGATTCCGCCGGCTACGGTTGGAGCGTCGTTCGCAATTCCTGGGGCGGAGAGCGATTCGGTTTGATGCCTGACGCCGCTACGCCCGTACTGAAAATGAAGTCCTGGGTGACCGAAGACGCCGCTCGCCGCATTGCGCAAGTCGGCGGATTCAACCTGGATGAACTGCGGAAATCCGCCGCCTCGCGCAGTTTCAAACCGGTCACGCTCAACGCCAAAGTGGATACGACGCTTCGCATGCAGGTGCAGCGGCTGACTTCGCCCAATGTTGTGGGAATTTTCCGCGGCAATGATCCGACGCTGAAAAATGAATATGTGACGTTTTCGGCGCACTGGGATCATCTGGGAATTCGGCCTGACCAACCGGGCGACAACATTTACAACGGAGCCGTGGACAATGCGACGGGCATCGCAGGGATTCTGGCCATCGCCAAAGCATGCGCCGCGCTGACGATCAAACCCAAGCGCTCGATCCTGTTCATTGCCACGACTGCCGAAGAGCAAGGGCTGCTCGGTGCGGAATACTACGCCCGCAACCCGCTGGTTCCGCTGAAAGATACTGTCGCCAACATCAACATTGATTCGATGAACGTGCTGGGACAAACCACGGACATCACGCCGCTGGGCGCGGATCGTTCGACGTTGGGCAAATTCCTGGAGGAAGTCGCCAAGGAAAAGGGCTTGACCATTTCGCCCGACGCGCGACCCGAACAGGGTTCGTTTTATCGCTCCGATCATTT
Protein-coding sequences here:
- a CDS encoding M20/M25/M40 family metallo-hydrolase, producing the protein MKTRLTLVRSTVLLICLCVAIPFELLAGTTALTPVELVTVTMAKQRRKRTSSKKKTTSRRRRGSRSRAAAPPRANFDKVMMENRAVLNEATDAEQASQKIEESVLRAHVKFLADDLLEGRGPGSRGGMLAAKYIAAQFEALGLEPAADHNYLQLVQMIGSRPDASNKLTVKTGGGSTDFKSGDEFVAGSDLEQTEVPINGDIVFVGYGVTAPEANWDDYKGLDVRGKILLMMVNDPPATATEPNLFGGKALTYYGRWTYKYEEAARRGAAGAILIHTNDSAGYGWSVVRNSWGGERFGLMPDAATPVLKMKSWVTEDAARRIAQVGGFNLDELRKSAASRSFKPVTLNAKVDTTLRMQVQRLTSPNVVGIFRGNDPTLKNEYVTFSAHWDHLGIRPDQPGDNIYNGAVDNATGIAGILAIAKACAALTIKPKRSILFIATTAEEQGLLGAEYYARNPLVPLKDTVANINIDSMNVLGQTTDITPLGADRSTLGKFLEEVAKEKGLTISPDARPEQGSFYRSDHFPFAKAGIPAVNFEPGSKFVGHSDKWGEEQFNDYNEHRYHQPSDEFSPNWDFSGMLQQGRLAFLVGLRVANAVEIPQWNKGDEFERARMKTLGRLQ